The nucleotide sequence AGCCGACGGCCTGCACCCCGACTTCGGTTGAACCCCAGACGTTGTGGATCGGTGCGCCCCAGGCCGCACCGATCGCCTGCCGATCCTCGTCGAGCAGCGGCTCGGAGTTGGTGCTGATCCGCACCGGTTGGATGCGGAGGTCACCGGCCAGCGTCGCGCGAGCGAGCCGCCCGATGACCGACGAATAGCCGACCAGATGGGTAGGTTGGGCGGTCGCCACCGCGGCGAGCAGCTCGTCGAACGGTGCGCCCGCGGCCAACACGACCGTTTCCATGTCCGGGGTCGTCGGGATGTCGAACAGCGGCGTGCTGGCGTGTGGCGGAACACCGGCCGTCAGCACCGCGAGTCGGCTGAAGTCCCTGGGATCGCGGCGCTCTTCACGCGCCTGCACACGCCAGGCCAGGCACGCCGCCGTGACGAAGAACTGCCAATCCCACACGTACACACCGCGCACCCCGCTGGAGCCGCCCGAACTGAAGATCTGCTGGCCGCCCGGAGTGTACGAAAACCATTGCTGGTCAACGAGAATCCGTTCCGCGCCGGCGCGGTCGAGGTCGGCCACGGTGATGATATCGTCCCACTGCCCCTGGGCTTCCTGCTTGGTCATCATCGGAAGCGACGCCAGATCGGCGACCGTGGCCGACGATGGATCCAGCGCCTGAAGCCGCCGGGCGTGAAACGGCGAGCGCTCCCGCGCGTATGCCAGCAGCGCCCGCAGTCGGTGGTTCTGATAATCCTCGATCCGCTCGCGCGACCACTCCAACCGCGTGATGTGCTCTTCGAGTGCAGCGCCCACTGCGGTGAGATGCGCTGCACGCGTCCGCCGGTAGGCCGCCCTCGGCTCCGCCTTCACAAGCTGACCTGCATGAGTGCGAGTCTGACACGCCGCCCGGGGCGTAAGTTTCCCGCATGGAGTTGTGTCACCTGCCGGCTCACGAACTCGTCCGTTTGATGACGAGCCGCTCGGTGTCCTGCCGGGAGGTCACGCAAGCCCACCTGGCGCAGATCGAACGCGTGAACCCCACGCTCAACGCGCTGGTCGAGGCCGCGGATCCGGAGGAATGCCTGCGGTTGGCCGACCACGCCGATGAGTGCGCCGCGCGTGGCCGGCCGCTGGGTGCCGCGCATGGACTGCCGGTGGTCGTCAAGGACGTCATCAAGGTGGCAGGCCTGGCCTGCTCCGGTGGGAGCAGCGCGCTGCGCGCCGTCGCACCTGCCGACGCGACCGCGGTCGCGAGGCTGCGCGGCGCCGGCGCGATCGTACTGGGGCTCACCAACGTTCCCGAATTGGGTCGCGGCGCCGAATCCAACAACAGTCTCTACGGCCGCACCAACAATCCGTACGATTTGGCCAGGACGCCCGGGGGCAGCAGCGGCGGATCGGCCGCACTTGTCGCCGCCGGTGGCGCGGCGCTCAGCGTCGGCACCGACGAGGGTGGCAGCATCCGGCAGCCGAGCCACAACACCGGAATCGCCGGGCTCAAGCCGTCGCATGGCCGGATTCCCCGGACGGGCAACGTCTTCGGCAGCGCGCCGGGAATCTTCGGTCCGTTCAGCCACTACGGTCCGCTGGCACGATCGGTTGCCGACCTTTTCCTCGGCCTCTCGATCATGCAAGGTCCGGATCTGCGCGATCCCTATGCGGTACCCGCGCCCCTGGGCAATCCGGCTGACGTCGACCTTGCGTCGCTTCGCGTCGCCACCTACCTCGACGACGGCATTTCGGCGCCCACCGACGAGGTGGCCGCGGTGGTGACCGCGGCGGCCGCCGCGGTGGGAGAGGTGGCCGCGCATGTTCGGCACGCGATCCCGGGCTGTTTGGGTCGTACCATGGAGCTGCTCTGGACGTCGGTCTTCCTCGGTGGCGATGGTGGACAGGAATTCGAAGAAGTCCTGCGGGCGCTCGGGGTCACCGAGACCTCCGAGGAGTTGGCCGAATTCCGCGCCCAGGCAAGCAAAGTCGAGTTCTCCGTGACCCATGCCCGACGCCGACTCGCCGAGCTCGATCAGTATCGCGTCGACATGCTCAAGTTCATGGCCGACTACGACGTGATCGTTTGCCCGGCGATGCCCACTCCGGCCAAACCGCATCATCACGGTCTGGTGGAAGTCAGCGATTTCTCACATCTGATGGTGCACAACATCACCCGATGGCCCGCTGCGGTGGTGCGGTGCGGCACTTCCAACGACGGCTTGCCGATCGGTGTCCAAATCGTCGCCAGGCCATGGCAGGACGCGACCGCGCTGGCCGTCGCGGCGCACCTGGAGACGGTGTTCGGCGGGTGGCAGCCCCCGCCGCTGTGGGTGTGAATCTGACCAGCAGGCGCGCCGCGAACGCAAAGACGGGAAATCGCAAACCGATTGTCACGAATATCGCGACTTTCCCATACGCGGGGACAGGAATCGGTGCACTCGCAGCGGCACACCAGTCCCGTGGAGACCGAATATTCCTAAAACTCCACGCCGATTCGATCGTGACCCTTACAGTTTGCGCATCGCTCGACATGTGGGCGTTTTGTGTCGGAAGGTGTTCGACCCGGGAAGGGGAGGAATGTCGTTTTTGAGCATCGCGCCGGACATGGTGGCGGGCGCTAGCGAAAATTTGGCGGACCTCGGTTCTGCGTTGCGAAGCGCGACCGCGACGGCCGCAACCCAAACGACTTCGATCGCGGCCCCGGCCGCCGATGAGGTATCGGCAGCCATCACGGCCCTACTTGGCACGCACGCTCGGGGTTTTCACGCGGCCAGCGCCAAGGCGGCGGCTTTTCACGACGACTTCGTGAACCTGTTGAAAGGCGGGGCCGCGCAGTACGTCGGCACCGAAGCGGCCAGCGACACCAGCCTGAGCGGAAACTACGGCCTCTTCTCGTATGCGTTCAATCAGTCCGCGACGGGCGCGAGCGGGAACATCACGTTTTACACGCCGTTCCGTCCGTCCTTGTCGTTCAGCGCAACCCAGAACGCTTCGGGGGCGGCCCTGAAAGCAACTGGCACTTTCCACACCCCGGTCGGCACCGTGAATTGGCTGGAAGCCAGCGGCAGCGCGACCTCGACCACAAACGGCGGATTCACCGCCTCCCTGAGTGGCCACAGTCCGTTTGGGCCTCCGCTGGCCTTCCACGCGTCCGGGACCCCGATCAACACCGACACCGAAGTCGGGGAGACCCTGAAAGCGTCGGGTGGCATCCACACTCCGTTCGGGGACCTGAACATCTTCAAGGCGACCGGACAGGCGGTCGTCACGACTGACGGCGGGTTCTCCGGTCACATCAGTGCGCAAAGTCCGGGTGGCAGCGAGGCGTTGTCGTTGACCGGGAAGATCACCGACGGAGGCCCGGTCATCACTGGCGGATCGATCAGCATCGACGGTATCACGTTTTCGTTCTAGGGAGTCCTGCTTAACATCTTGGCGCCGAAGGTCTTTCGCTCGGAGTTGCCCGGGTTAGCGGCAGCAACTCGGATCTAGAACCGAGCACAGCGCGACAAGCGATTCATCGCGAGCGCGGTGGTACACGTTCATTCCGCGTCGCTCGGACTCAACGAACCCCGTCCTGCGCAACCGCGACAGGTGATGACTCACAGTGGATTCGGCCAGTCCGACCGCCGCCGCCAGATCGCGACTGCATTCCTCGCCGGTGCTGCTACTGAACAAGAGTGACACCAGCTTGACCCGGACCGGATCGGCTAAAGCCTTGAGCCGCAGCGCAATCTCTAATGCCGCATCGTCGCCCACCGGGCCGGCGGCGACCGGTGAGCAGCACACCGGCGCGGAAACGTCTACCTCGGGCAGTGTCTTCGGCACTTGTTCATGATGCCACACCTTGTTGACAAATATCGAAGACGTGGCATCATCGGCAGCGTAACAAGTTCGATATAAGCCGCAAAGGTAGGGAGGCTTTATGTCCCGCGCCCAACTCGCCCTCAACGTCGATGACCTCGAGCGGGCCATCGCCTTCTACTCCAAGCTGTTCAAGACCGCGCCGGCGAAGGTGAAGCCGGGGTATGCCAACTTCGCCGTCGCCGAACCGCCGTTAAAGCTGGTCCTGATCGAAAACCCCAGCCACGGAGGCACTCTCAACCATCTCGGGGTAGAGGTCGAGTCCAGCCAGGCGGTCCAGGCTGAGATCGCCCGCCTAACCGACGAGGGTGTCTTCACCCAAGAGAAAATCGGGACGACGTGTTGCTTCGCCCTGCAGGACAAGGTGTGGGTCACCGGCCCGTCGGGTGAGAGGTGGGAGGTCTACACCGTGCTCGCCGACTCGGACACGTTCGGCGTTAACTCACCGGCCGAAGGCGACGACGACGGTGGCACGCAGTGTGCTGCGCCGGAACCGCTGAGCAGGCGCCGTGACGCAGCCGGTGGATAGTCACGACCCGTCCCGCACGCGCTGAAGCGCGAGCCGGAAACCCTTTTTCCCTTGGCGCACAAGGGAGCTCGCAGCGATTGATCCAAATTCGATACTACGATTGCCCGCTTATCGGTAGCTTCTCCAGATTTACTACGAGGTTCAGCACGCTTTGTCCAAGACCCTGCAGACCTTGCCCGAACATCGCCAGACCATACCCGTTGGGCCCCGCGCTTAGTCCCAGAAACTGCAGACCCTGCCCGACGCTCACCAGACTCAGCCCGATGAACGCCAGATTTTGTTCGATACCCTGGGTGATGGTCTGCACGGCTTGTATCACGGGCTGCAGGAAGACTATTTCGTGGAGGATGGTCCGCAACACCGAGTCGCTGGCGGCCTCGGCGCCGGCATATGAGGCCGCGCTCGCGCTCAAGTTTTGGCCGAACAGATCGTGAAACGCCGTTGCATGGCCGGCCAGACTATGAAAGCCCTGGGCGTAGCGACCGAACACCCCCGAGATCGCCGCCGAGACCTCATCGGCGGCCGCTGGCGTCACGGCGACGGTGGAGGCGGCCGCCGCCGAATGGGCCGCACTGAGGTCCGAGCTGATGGTTGCCAAATCCGCTGCCGCCGCGGTCATCAGCTCAGGCGCCGCGCTCACAAACGACATGTCGGTCCACCTCACTAACAAGCCCTCGTTTTGCCCACCCGGTCAGGATGAGACGAGCCTAGAACGGGACTTGGGTCGTCTTGTCGCGTTTCGCCGAAAACGGGTTACCCCCGACCCCGGTGGGCGGGTTGGCCCATCCGCCCTTCAGACCAGCCCCGAAGCGTCAAACACCCAGCTCACATCCCCAGATGCCAGGTTCTCGAAATGGTTCGGGGGAGCGAAGGCGACCAGGCTGTTCATGTCCCAGTAGTCCTTCCAGACGGTGATTTTTCCGTCGACGACCTTGTGCACGGTGACGAACCTCAGCAGGCCTTGCTCGCCGGTCTCGAACGTCCATGTTTCGGAGTGTTCGTAGAGCACGTCGGCGCCGTTGGACACCAGCACGCCGTCGTGATTCTCGTATCCGGCCAGCGGCGCAAGGCCCATCTTGAGCCGTTTGACGATGTCGTCGGGACCGCGTGCCGCCAGCGCCGGCACCGGCATGTCGACGTACAGGCAATCGGCTGACAAGAACGTTTTGACCGCGTCCCAATCGCGACGCGACAGCGCCTGCCACAGCCCGAGTACCGCCTCCGTCTCGACCGCATTCATAGATACCTCTGTCATAGTCGCCAATAACACCCCGCCGCGGCACCGCTGTCAACGACTCGGGCGCATACTCGCCACAGTGAATCCCCTGCAGCGCTACCTCGCCGAAGAGATCGCGACCGATCACCTCGGCGGTCTACTCACCCGGCGCGAAACGCTGAGAAGGCTCGGCCTACTCGGGTTGACGACGACGGCCTCGGCGGCGCTCATCGCGTCCTGCAGCGAGAAACCCGAGGAAGCTGCCAGGCCGTCGACGGCGCCGTCGTACCCGCCCGGCCCACTCGGGCCGCCGCAGCCGCCGGGAATGGCCCACCGGCTGCCCACCCAGCCGATCAGCTGGCCAGGGCCCAGCGGCCAACTGCAAGCGGCGTGGTCGCAAACGGCCAACTCCAAGGGCGCCGTGCTGGTGATCCACGAGAACAAGGGTCTGAACGACTGGGTGCGGTCGGTCGCGGGCCGACTGGCCGGGGCCGGGTACTCGGCGATGGCCGTCGATCTGTTGTCCGAGCGCGGTGGCACCGGAGCGTTCGCCGACCCGGCGCAGGCCACCGCGGCGTTGGCTGCGATCGCGCCGGAACAGTTCGTCCACGATCTGAATTCCGCTGTCGCGCAATTGAAGTTGCGCGCTCCGGGGGAGAAGGTCGCCGTGGTCGGCTTCTGTTTCGGCGGCGGTCTGGTGTGGCAACTGCTGGCCGACGGCGCGCTGGGGGTGTCAGCGGCGGTCCCGTTCTACGGGCCGTTCCCCGACAACCCCGATTTCGCCGGCTGCAAGGGGCATCTACGGCGCCCTGGACACCCGCGTCACCGGGTCGCAGGCGGCGGCCAAAGCGGCCCTGGGCCGGGCCGGGCTGGTCAACGAGATGGTGGTCGAACCCGATGCCAACCATGCGTTTTTCAACGACACCGGCCCGCGCTACAACGCGGCGGCGGCGGCCGATGCGTGGCGGCGAATGCTGGACTGGTTCGCCCGCTACCTCGCCTAGCCCGCCATTGACTCTGCAGTGAGCGCGCAAATGTTCGAGTAGGACCCGCGCTGAGCGCAGAGTCAACGGGCGACCCCGCCTAGGGCGACACCATCGAGCGCACCGGTCCCAGTGTCACCGGCAGCTTCGACCACCCGCGCAGCACACGCGTGTCCCGCCGGCTGCCCGCGCCGGCGGACCGCACCTCGGGGAAGCGCTCGAAAAACGTGCGCAACCCGACCTCGCCCTCGGCGCGGGCCAGCGCGGCCCCCAGACAGAAATGCCGTCCACCGGAGAACGCCAGGTGCTTGCCGGCATTGGGGCGCTCGATGTCGAAGCGGTGCGGATCGGGAAACACCTCAGGATCGCGGTTAGCGGCGGCCAGGTAGACCACCACCATCTCGCCGGCCTTGATCCGGACGCCGGCCAGCTCGACATCGTTGAGCGCCGTCCGCGCGGTCAGCTGTACCGGCGATTCCAGCCGCAGGATTTCCTCGACGGCGTTGGGCCACAACTCAGGACGGTGGCGCAGCGTGTCCAGGTGTTGGGGATTGTCGAGCAACATCCGAATTCCGTTGCCCAACAGGTTCACCGTGGTCTCGAACCCGGCCGCCAACACCAGACCGGCGACGCCCTGAAGTTCGCTCGGGCTGAGATAGGTTTCGGCAGAACCACTTTCGGCTTTCTGAATTAATTGACTCATCAAGTCGTCACCCGGTTCGCGCCGCAACTGCTGCAGATGATCGGCGAGCCAATGGTTGAACCCGGCGATCCCGTCCTGCACGCGCCGGTACTGTCGCCACGGCAGCCCGAAGTCCAGGCTCGGCGCGGCCAGCTCACCGAAGTCGAGGACGCGGCGCCGGTCCGGCTCGGGCACGCCCAGGATGTCGCTGATGATCGCGACCGGAAGTTGCGAGCAATACCGATCGACGATGTCCACCACATCGGACTGGCCGGCCAGCTCGTCCAAGAGCCCGGCCGCGGTCTGCTCGACGCCGTCGCGCAACGCGGCAACCGCCCGCGTCGTGAACACGGCCGACACCGTTTTTCGATAGCGCGTGTGGTCTGGGGGCTCGACGGCCAGCAACGACGGCGCGCGCAACGGATGAAGAAGATCGTCGCGGAGGCGCCTCTCCAGCCACCGCAACGGTGCGGGCAAATTACCGCCGTACATCAGCACCCGAAAGTCGTCGGACCGCAGCACCTCATGTGCGAGCGGATGGCTGACGGCCAGATAGGCGGCGCGGCCCTTCGTCAGCGGCCCCTGCGCGCGCAGCTCGTCGCAGAACGGCACCGGGTCGGCGATCACTGCCGGATCGGCGATCAGCCGCGACTGCACGTCGCCCCGCCGGACTCCGATCTTCGCGGCGCCACGGATGAACCCGTGCATCGCCAGCCAGTGCAGTCTCTGCTTCACAGCGACCAGCCTAGGCCGCTCAGCACTCGGCGGTGATCTTGAAGTCCGTCGTGATGACCCTGTTGGGGTTGCTGTCGTTGATGCCGTAGGCGCTGCCGGTGATGGTGTAGGTGCTGTGAGCCAGGTCTACGTGCGCGTCGCCCACCCCGCCCTGCCAGAAGCTGCCGGTGAACCCGCCGATGTTGCGGATCTTCACCCATTGGGGGATGGCCCGCTCGCCGCTGAGCAGCACCGCGGCCTCCACCCGTCCGTCGTGATCGACGATGTCGATCGTCCGGTACCCCTGCATCTGGCTGCACGCGGGCGGACGCGCGGTGCGCGTGTTCCCGTCGATGGTCAGGCGCGCGGCGTGGCGGGGGATCGTTTGCGCCGCCCCACACCCTGCGATGGTGGCGGCGAGGACCAAAGCACTTGCGGCGCGCGCGATCAACGGTTCACCTCGGATTCGCTCGGCATCAGCCGGGGTAGCGCCCGAATGAAGCTGCGGCGCACCAATTCCGGGCTGAGTCCCTTGATCCGGTCGATCCAGCGAATGCTGTTGGGCACGTACCAGTGCAACCGGCTCGGATGCTGGTAGGCCTGCCAGGCCACCTCGGCCACGCTGGACGCGGGCATCATCCGCATCATGCCCTTCTTGGGGGCTCGGGCCCGGATCTCGTC is from Mycobacterium conspicuum and encodes:
- a CDS encoding ArsI/CadI family heavy metal resistance metalloenzyme translates to MSRAQLALNVDDLERAIAFYSKLFKTAPAKVKPGYANFAVAEPPLKLVLIENPSHGGTLNHLGVEVESSQAVQAEIARLTDEGVFTQEKIGTTCCFALQDKVWVTGPSGERWEVYTVLADSDTFGVNSPAEGDDDGGTQCAAPEPLSRRRDAAGG
- a CDS encoding phenylacetate--CoA ligase family protein — translated: MGAALEEHITRLEWSRERIEDYQNHRLRALLAYARERSPFHARRLQALDPSSATVADLASLPMMTKQEAQGQWDDIITVADLDRAGAERILVDQQWFSYTPGGQQIFSSGGSSGVRGVYVWDWQFFVTAACLAWRVQAREERRDPRDFSRLAVLTAGVPPHASTPLFDIPTTPDMETVVLAAGAPFDELLAAVATAQPTHLVGYSSVIGRLARATLAGDLRIQPVRISTNSEPLLDEDRQAIGAAWGAPIHNVWGSTEVGVQAVGCGYGPGLHVCEDEVIIERVDDHGTPVGPDEPAARTLATGLSNWTFPFIRYDLGDEVTSLAGECACGCAFVRVADIGGRRDEDFRYGATTVPPIAFRHILGTQPRVSEYQVTQTATGAEIVVVGALDTLDVAALTTSLVAELRRRGLSEPTIRIQVTDSLRRHQDSGKLRRFIPL
- a CDS encoding Rv2640c family ArsR-like transcriptional regulator, giving the protein MPKTLPEVDVSAPVCCSPVAAGPVGDDAALEIALRLKALADPVRVKLVSLLFSSSTGEECSRDLAAAVGLAESTVSHHLSRLRRTGFVESERRGMNVYHRARDESLVALCSVLDPSCCR
- a CDS encoding lipoprotein LpqH, giving the protein MIARAASALVLAATIAGCGAAQTIPRHAARLTIDGNTRTARPPACSQMQGYRTIDIVDHDGRVEAAVLLSGERAIPQWVKIRNIGGFTGSFWQGGVGDAHVDLAHSTYTITGSAYGINDSNPNRVITTDFKITAEC
- a CDS encoding limonene-1,2-epoxide hydrolase family protein translates to MNAVETEAVLGLWQALSRRDWDAVKTFLSADCLYVDMPVPALAARGPDDIVKRLKMGLAPLAGYENHDGVLVSNGADVLYEHSETWTFETGEQGLLRFVTVHKVVDGKITVWKDYWDMNSLVAFAPPNHFENLASGDVSWVFDASGLV
- a CDS encoding PE family protein → MSFVSAAPELMTAAAADLATISSDLSAAHSAAAASTVAVTPAAADEVSAAISGVFGRYAQGFHSLAGHATAFHDLFGQNLSASAASYAGAEAASDSVLRTILHEIVFLQPVIQAVQTITQGIEQNLAFIGLSLVSVGQGLQFLGLSAGPNGYGLAMFGQGLQGLGQSVLNLVVNLEKLPISGQS
- a CDS encoding cytochrome P450, which encodes MKQRLHWLAMHGFIRGAAKIGVRRGDVQSRLIADPAVIADPVPFCDELRAQGPLTKGRAAYLAVSHPLAHEVLRSDDFRVLMYGGNLPAPLRWLERRLRDDLLHPLRAPSLLAVEPPDHTRYRKTVSAVFTTRAVAALRDGVEQTAAGLLDELAGQSDVVDIVDRYCSQLPVAIISDILGVPEPDRRRVLDFGELAAPSLDFGLPWRQYRRVQDGIAGFNHWLADHLQQLRREPGDDLMSQLIQKAESGSAETYLSPSELQGVAGLVLAAGFETTVNLLGNGIRMLLDNPQHLDTLRHRPELWPNAVEEILRLESPVQLTARTALNDVELAGVRIKAGEMVVVYLAAANRDPEVFPDPHRFDIERPNAGKHLAFSGGRHFCLGAALARAEGEVGLRTFFERFPEVRSAGAGSRRDTRVLRGWSKLPVTLGPVRSMVSP
- a CDS encoding amidase, with translation MELCHLPAHELVRLMTSRSVSCREVTQAHLAQIERVNPTLNALVEAADPEECLRLADHADECAARGRPLGAAHGLPVVVKDVIKVAGLACSGGSSALRAVAPADATAVARLRGAGAIVLGLTNVPELGRGAESNNSLYGRTNNPYDLARTPGGSSGGSAALVAAGGAALSVGTDEGGSIRQPSHNTGIAGLKPSHGRIPRTGNVFGSAPGIFGPFSHYGPLARSVADLFLGLSIMQGPDLRDPYAVPAPLGNPADVDLASLRVATYLDDGISAPTDEVAAVVTAAAAAVGEVAAHVRHAIPGCLGRTMELLWTSVFLGGDGGQEFEEVLRALGVTETSEELAEFRAQASKVEFSVTHARRRLAELDQYRVDMLKFMADYDVIVCPAMPTPAKPHHHGLVEVSDFSHLMVHNITRWPAAVVRCGTSNDGLPIGVQIVARPWQDATALAVAAHLETVFGGWQPPPLWV
- a CDS encoding PE family protein, translated to MSFLSIAPDMVAGASENLADLGSALRSATATAATQTTSIAAPAADEVSAAITALLGTHARGFHAASAKAAAFHDDFVNLLKGGAAQYVGTEAASDTSLSGNYGLFSYAFNQSATGASGNITFYTPFRPSLSFSATQNASGAALKATGTFHTPVGTVNWLEASGSATSTTNGGFTASLSGHSPFGPPLAFHASGTPINTDTEVGETLKASGGIHTPFGDLNIFKATGQAVVTTDGGFSGHISAQSPGGSEALSLTGKITDGGPVITGGSISIDGITFSF